A genomic window from Quercus lobata isolate SW786 unplaced genomic scaffold, ValleyOak3.0 Primary Assembly Scq3eQI_1998, whole genome shotgun sequence includes:
- the LOC115973371 gene encoding G-type lectin S-receptor-like serine/threonine-protein kinase SD1-13, with product MGRPSKSNFLSVLCCLCLNIGVVAVDTIRSSQSIKDSDYMISNGSVFKLGFFSPVNSTNRYLGIWYSNISAFTVVWIANRQKPLKDSSGVLTISEDGNLVVLNGQKEILWSSNVNNSVANSSAQLLDSGNLVLKENTTGTILWESFNNPSHIMLPEMKLSTNERTGEKVKLTSWKGPSDPSIGSFSAGVSGQSLTQAFTWKDGRPYFRSGPWNGRKFIGSPRYPQFHDKYGAVQNQDGSYLIQFLAFHSSHIVLTTQGNTEARYWDSEKKVWEDEWIAMLSACDVYGTCGAFGSCNSMSSPICSCLEGFEPKNTEEWNRQNWTSGCERRTPLQCGTVTTRSEADKMDEFLKLNMMKVPDFAEWSVAQEDDCRQQCLQNCSCIAYAFDSSSGCMTWTQSLMDTQKISNGSGFDLYIRVAHSELDTKGDVRKIVTITVIIGTIFISIFAYLLWRWMAKHKARRKKARGMLMLNREVRKKFPGEDTIGDNLNQVKVQELPLFDFVKLASATNNFHECNKLGQGGFGPVYRGKLSNAQEIAIKRLSKTSGQGLEEFMNEVVVISKLQHWNLVRLLGCCVEGEERMLIYEYMPNKSLDAFLFDSPKEILLDWRKRFHIIEGIGRGLLYLHRDSRLRIIHRDLKASNILLDKDINPKISDFGMARIFRSNEDQANTNRVVGTYGYMSLEYAMEGRFSEKSDIFSFGVLLLEILSGRRNSSFYHDEQSMSLLEHAWKLWKVDNIVALIDPMISEPCYEMEILRCIHVGLLCVQEFAKDRPTTSTVNSMLKSEIADLPCPKKPAFTERQIGLNT from the exons ATGGGACGTCCTAGCAAGAGTAACTTCTTGTCTGTCCTTTGTTGCCTTTGTTTAAACATAGGCGTTGTCGCTGTAGACACAATCAGATCTTCTCAATCCATCAAAGACTCTGACTACATGATCTCCAATGGAAGTGTTTTCAAACTGGGATTCTTTAGCCCAGTAAATTCTACCAACCGCTACCTAGGGATATGGTATAGCAACATTTCTGCATTCACAGTTGTATGGATAGCAAACAGGCAGAAACCCCTCAAGGATTCCTCTGGAGTTCTTACTATATCTGAGGACGGCAACCTTGTAGTATTAAATGGACAAAAGGAGATTCTTTGGTCATCAAATGTTAACAACTCTGTAGCCAATTCAAGCGCCCAGCTTTTAGATTCGGGGAACCTTGTCTTAAAAGAAAACACTACAGGGACAATCCTATGGGAAAGTTTTAACAATCCTTCTCATATAATGTTACCCGAGATGAAACTTAGTACTAATGAAAGAACAGGTGAGAAAGTGAAGTTGACATCATGGAAAGGCCCTTCTGATCCATCCATTGGAAGCTTCTCTGCCGGAGTTTCTGGTCAAAGTCTTACTCAGGCATTCACTTGGAAAGATGGTAGACCATATTTCCGCAGTGGTCCATGGAATGGTCGGAAGTTTATTGGATCACCAAGATATCCTCAATTTCATGACAAATATGGTGCCGTACAAAACCAAGATGGTTCTTATTTAATTCAATTTCTTGCCTTTCATTCTTCACACATTGTCCTGACTACGCAAGGAAATACAGAGGCAAGATATTGGGATAGTGAGAAGAAGGTTTGGGAGGATGAGTGGATAGCTATGCTCAGTGCGTGTGATGTTTATGGTACGTGTGGTGCATTTGGAAGCTGTAATTCAATGAGTTCGCCAATTTGCAGTTGTTTAGAGGGGTTTGAGCCAAAGAACACCGAAGAGTGGAATAGACAAAATTGGACTAGTGGATGTGAGAGGAGGACACCGTTGCAGTGTGGGACGGTGACTACCAGGAGTGAAGCCGACAAAATGGATGAGTTTTTGAAACTGAACATGATGAAGGTGCCAGACTTTGCAGAATGGTCAGTTGCTCAGGAAGATGATTGCAGGCAGCAGTGTTTACAGAATTGTTCTTGTATAGCTTATGCATTTGATTCAAGCTCAGGTTGTATGACATGGACTCAAAGCTTAATGGACACACAGAAAATCTCTAACGGCAGTGGATTTGATCTTTATATTCGTGTTGCTCATTCGGAACTCG ATACGAAGGGAGATGTGAGGAAAATTGTCACTATTACAGTGATTATAGGAACgatttttatttcaatcttCGCGTACTTATTGTGGAGGTGGATGGCTAAACACAAAG CTAGGAGAAAGAAAGCGAGGGGGATGTTAATGTTAAACAGAGAAGTACGTAAAAAATTTCCAGGTGAAGACACAATTGGAGACAATCTGAACCAAGTTAAAGTCCAGGAGCTACCATTATTCGATTTTGTGAAGCTAGCAAGTGCAACAAACAACTTCCATGAATGTAACAAGCTTGGGCAGGGTGGATTTGGTCCCGTATACAGA GGAAAATTGTCAAATGCACAAGAAATTGCAATAAAAAGACTTTCCAAAACTTCTGGACAAGGGTTGGAAGAGTTTATGAATGAGGTGGTAGTAATTTCTAAACTCCAACATTGGAATCTTGTTAGGCTCCTTGGCTGTTGTGTCGAAGGAGAAGAGAGGATGCTAATCTATGAATACATGCCAAACAAAAGTCTAGATGCATTTCTCTTCG ATTCACCCAAAGAAATATTGCTAGATTGGAGAAAACGCTTTCACATTATAGAAGGAATTGGTCGAGGCCTGCTATATCTTCATAGAGATTCTAGACTAAGAATTATTCATAGAGATCTAAAGGCAAGTAACATCTTGTTGGATAAAGatataaatccaaaaatatcagattttggTATGGCCCGAATTTTTAGAAGTAATGAAGACCAAGCCAATACTAATAGGGTGGTTGGAACTTA TGGCTATATGTCTCTTGAATATGCAATGGAAGGACGATTTTCAGAAAAATCCGACATCTTCAGCTTTGGAGTGTTGTTACTAGAGATACTTAGTGGAAGAAGAAACTCTAGCTTTTATCATGATGAGCAATCCATGAGTCTTTTAGAACAT GCATGGAAATTGTGGAAAGTAGACAACATTGTGGCCTTAATAGACCCAATGATATCTGAACCATGCTATGAAATGGAGATTTTGAGATGCATACATGTTGGACTGTTGTGTGTGCAAGAATTTGCCAAAGATAGGCCAACTACATCTACTGTAAATTCCATGCTTAAAAGTGAGATTGCTGATCTTCCCTGTCCAAAGAAACCAGCATTTACTGAAAGGCAGATTGGGTTAAATACATAG